In Bacillus cereus ATCC 14579, a single window of DNA contains:
- a CDS encoding methyltransferase domain-containing protein — translation MKIGKFGEVNNLSIDTIRHYIDLSLIIPEKKGAHYFFDEYCQSDLELIIHYKDLGFSLNEIKELFFYKNLAKSMNYEKDIFYQSLFKLKYDKMEQEIELLEKKRDKLKGVLHDLLLTNETSNTIIGIDLSVLHLLTCSKCSKKLILQDGIINNNQIIEGKLICNCGEEYMITSGIISAGKLFKANEQTSLENIISDYIHETDNAYLENMHREGEWAKKKLIHLDLNNKLILDIGSGLGFFLRSIYEELPEDCLYIAVDRDLNKLLFLKDVLARRNPKRNILFICADFLNIPIQNRSVDIVIDHSGTSNYSFEHENFLLHELNPLFKSNCYLLSLFILFKNFSSNSQITINFRANFTLSKIKKELQNLQFQSIDESTSNYLKRGGKYEDFFVQGEEIYTYSFFGKRWG, via the coding sequence ATGAAAATCGGTAAGTTTGGAGAAGTAAATAACTTAAGTATTGATACAATTAGACATTATATAGATCTCAGTCTCATTATTCCTGAAAAAAAGGGGGCACACTATTTTTTTGATGAGTATTGTCAATCAGATTTAGAACTTATAATACATTACAAAGATCTAGGATTTAGCTTGAATGAAATCAAAGAACTATTTTTTTATAAAAATTTAGCAAAATCTATGAATTACGAAAAAGATATCTTTTACCAATCTTTATTTAAACTAAAATATGACAAAATGGAACAGGAAATAGAACTTTTGGAGAAGAAACGGGATAAATTAAAGGGAGTGTTACATGATTTATTATTAACAAATGAAACTTCCAATACAATTATAGGGATAGATTTAAGTGTACTACATTTACTGACATGTTCTAAGTGCAGCAAAAAATTAATTCTTCAAGATGGAATTATTAATAACAATCAAATTATTGAAGGAAAGTTAATTTGTAATTGTGGAGAAGAATACATGATTACTTCAGGAATTATATCTGCTGGTAAATTATTTAAAGCAAATGAGCAAACGTCACTTGAAAATATTATTTCGGATTATATTCATGAAACTGATAATGCATATTTGGAAAATATGCATAGAGAAGGGGAATGGGCGAAAAAGAAACTAATACATTTAGATTTAAATAACAAATTAATACTAGATATAGGATCAGGACTTGGGTTCTTTTTGAGGAGCATTTATGAAGAACTACCCGAAGATTGCCTATACATCGCAGTAGATCGAGATTTAAATAAACTTTTATTTTTAAAAGATGTATTAGCGAGAAGAAATCCAAAAAGAAACATTCTCTTTATCTGTGCTGATTTTTTGAACATCCCTATTCAGAATCGGTCTGTTGATATTGTAATTGATCATTCTGGTACGAGTAATTATAGTTTTGAGCATGAGAATTTTTTACTTCACGAATTAAATCCACTTTTTAAATCTAATTGTTATTTATTAAGCTTATTTATTTTATTTAAAAATTTCAGCTCAAATAGCCAAATTACAATTAACTTTCGAGCAAATTTTACACTTTCAAAAATAAAGAAAGAACTCCAAAATCTACAGTTTCAATCCATTGATGAAAGTACTTCAAATTATTTGAAACGAGGCGGAAAGTACGAGGATTTCTTTGTTCAAGGTGAAGAAATTTATACATATTCATTTTTCGGAAAAAGATGGGGTTAA
- a CDS encoding helix-turn-helix transcriptional regulator has product MPKIDNMLAILWMLRSGEKITAKQISEKLEMNIRTVYRYIDTISTSGVPIISEPGHNGGYTLLNNFIEAPLFFDFEEQTSLFHAAVFAEEAGYYGGEALNRAISKLSKYSNQEQETKINQHLTSLEVISRLSPLSIETFLKELEQAVADGYSVKILYHKNGEKKLNYRLVDPYRIIYWNNKWYVIGFCHLRNDIRSFRVDRIESLMLTENKFNRPENFSARDFFIKSLLPTIEDKKDIISLVINGDKNVLADICQHWFLGHYLQERTSNQAVFLLEKDMIHTYVPYLLLPYNKSIKVIEPISLKKRLIEVLSELIKFHQV; this is encoded by the coding sequence ATGCCTAAAATTGACAATATGTTAGCAATTCTTTGGATGCTTCGTTCAGGTGAAAAAATTACTGCGAAACAAATTTCAGAAAAGTTAGAGATGAATATAAGGACTGTGTATCGTTATATTGATACAATTTCAACTAGTGGAGTACCTATAATTTCAGAGCCAGGACATAACGGCGGATACACTTTATTGAACAATTTTATTGAAGCCCCTCTTTTTTTTGATTTTGAGGAGCAAACTTCACTATTTCATGCTGCTGTTTTTGCAGAAGAAGCCGGGTATTATGGAGGTGAAGCGTTAAATAGGGCCATTTCAAAACTAAGTAAATACTCAAATCAAGAGCAGGAAACAAAGATAAATCAACATTTAACTAGTCTTGAAGTAATAAGTCGATTAAGTCCGCTCTCTATAGAAACTTTTTTGAAGGAGTTGGAGCAGGCCGTAGCTGACGGGTACTCAGTAAAAATTCTTTACCATAAAAATGGTGAAAAGAAATTAAATTATAGATTGGTCGATCCATACAGAATTATCTATTGGAATAATAAATGGTATGTGATTGGATTTTGTCATCTTAGGAATGATATCCGTAGTTTTAGAGTAGATCGAATTGAAAGTTTAATGCTAACGGAAAATAAGTTTAACCGGCCAGAAAATTTTTCAGCACGGGACTTTTTTATAAAAAGTCTTCTTCCAACTATAGAAGATAAGAAAGATATTATTTCTTTGGTTATTAATGGGGATAAAAATGTATTAGCTGATATTTGCCAACATTGGTTTTTAGGACATTATTTACAAGAACGGACTTCAAATCAAGCAGTTTTTCTTCTTGAAAAAGATATGATACATACATATGTACCTTATTTACTTTTACCGTACAATAAATCTATTAAAGTTATTGAGCCAATAAGTCTTAAGAAAAGACTTATTGAAGTTCTGTCGGAATTAATAAAATTTCATCAAGTATGA
- a CDS encoding DUF2306 domain-containing protein, which translates to MSIFNILLTIHILFGTICLITGIVAMVAQKKKGKHTEWGEIYHASYVVITLTAIILSIINWDKIAYLFYVAIFSYSFAIYGYLARKKRWKNWLHHHIRGMLGSYIGAVTALLVNVGIHIPIINLLPPIWFWFLPTLIGIPLVASVSKKYKKRS; encoded by the coding sequence ATGAGCATTTTTAACATTCTTTTAACCATACACATCCTATTTGGAACAATATGCTTAATCACTGGTATTGTAGCGATGGTTGCCCAAAAGAAGAAAGGAAAACATACCGAATGGGGCGAAATATATCATGCATCTTATGTTGTCATTACCCTTACGGCAATAATATTATCCATTATCAACTGGGATAAAATCGCATATTTATTTTATGTAGCAATCTTCTCTTATTCATTTGCGATTTATGGATACCTTGCACGAAAAAAACGTTGGAAAAATTGGCTCCATCACCACATTAGAGGCATGTTAGGTTCTTATATTGGTGCAGTCACCGCACTTTTAGTAAATGTCGGCATCCATATTCCCATTATAAATTTACTTCCGCCAATATGGTTTTGGTTTTTACCGACCTTAATTGGTATCCCCCTCGTAGCCAGTGTATCAAAAAAATATAAAAAGCGTAGTTGA
- a CDS encoding DUF4269 domain-containing protein produces the protein MFTSITYLQSGNEKQQKIYDVLNSLNIMEDLALYNPVLCGTIPIRIDTPQSDLDIVMEVYNFDVFEQEMRSLYGSYGGFNIKKKKIKGTESIKVNFEFEGFEFELFAQPKPVRNQNAYRHMIVEHMLLMQHPHIREEVIRLKEQGLKTEPAFAQVLNIDGDPYEELILLGQEMKLW, from the coding sequence ATGTTTACATCTATTACATATTTACAATCGGGCAATGAGAAACAACAAAAAATATATGATGTTTTGAATAGCCTAAACATAATGGAGGATTTAGCTTTATATAATCCCGTTCTTTGCGGGACAATCCCTATAAGAATTGATACTCCTCAATCTGACTTAGATATTGTAATGGAAGTATATAATTTTGATGTTTTTGAGCAGGAAATGAGGTCTTTATATGGTTCTTATGGAGGGTTCAACATAAAAAAGAAAAAAATTAAAGGTACTGAATCGATAAAGGTGAATTTTGAATTCGAAGGTTTTGAATTTGAATTATTTGCTCAACCGAAGCCAGTGCGTAATCAAAATGCATATAGACACATGATAGTGGAACACATGCTATTAATGCAGCATCCCCATATAAGGGAAGAAGTTATTCGCTTAAAGGAACAAGGTTTAAAAACAGAACCTGCTTTTGCTCAAGTATTAAATATTGACGGAGATCCTTATGAAGAGCTTATTTTATTAGGGCAGGAAATGAAATTGTGGTAA
- a CDS encoding DMT family transporter, with product MHNKKWDLRIICAHAFTILIWGTAFPAIRMGLESYTPEHLTLLRLLIASFILLLFSFIYKLRLPDLKDIPAIFIFGALGFTIYHIALNYGEKTVNAGSASLIISVTPIVTAILASVFLNEKMKLNGWLGGVISFAGIALISFSQGDAIQLNSGGLFILLAAISESLFFVFQTSYLKKYGFLPFTIYTILSSTVCMLIFLPGVYQEILAAPLEVNLSVIYLGVFPTVLPYIALAYIISRAGASEATSSLYLTPITACFIAWIWLGEVPTLVSIIGGGITILGIVIAHIPVLRKEKHRNLANNQSV from the coding sequence ATGCATAATAAAAAATGGGATTTACGTATTATATGTGCTCACGCTTTTACAATTCTTATATGGGGAACTGCTTTTCCAGCAATTCGTATGGGGCTTGAATCTTATACGCCTGAACACCTTACTTTACTACGCTTATTAATCGCCTCATTTATACTTTTGTTATTTTCATTTATATACAAACTACGACTACCGGATTTAAAGGATATCCCAGCAATTTTTATATTTGGTGCTCTAGGATTTACTATTTATCACATCGCATTAAACTACGGCGAAAAAACAGTAAATGCTGGATCTGCAAGTTTAATCATTTCAGTCACTCCAATAGTGACGGCAATTCTTGCTTCTGTTTTTTTGAATGAAAAAATGAAATTAAATGGTTGGCTTGGTGGTGTAATTAGTTTTGCAGGAATTGCCTTAATTTCATTTAGCCAGGGCGATGCTATTCAATTGAATAGCGGGGGATTATTTATATTATTAGCGGCGATTTCAGAAAGTCTATTTTTCGTTTTCCAAACATCTTACTTAAAAAAATACGGCTTCTTACCATTTACCATATATACAATTTTGTCTAGTACTGTATGTATGCTTATTTTCTTACCCGGAGTTTATCAAGAAATACTAGCAGCTCCACTTGAAGTTAACTTGAGCGTTATATATTTAGGTGTCTTTCCAACAGTACTCCCGTATATTGCATTGGCCTATATTATATCTCGTGCTGGTGCTTCTGAAGCAACAAGTTCTCTATATTTAACGCCAATAACTGCGTGTTTCATTGCTTGGATATGGTTAGGAGAAGTGCCAACTTTGGTTTCGATAATTGGCGGAGGAATTACTATACTTGGAATTGTGATTGCTCATATACCGGTATTAAGAAAAGAAAAACATAGGAATTTAGCAAATAATCAATCCGTATAA
- a CDS encoding DegV family protein yields MKRVAWITDSTTASFKTEGDNFVIPIEVIIDGVSYKDCEEGVRERVYNALNEGKTVTTSQPNIGEMVDLFSKCKEEYEEGFAVAISGKVSGTYQNMKLAAEMAGFPLTVLDSETTSYPMDELIRKAKSLYNDGMTLQDIHKTLVDEKRRPFHVFPKSLKGLYASGRVKGIQFLLGSLLSVNLILEVKGGELLLEKKVRKIQKCREYIKNELEKELPKVLHMFHANDKDGAEEWIADIRQAFPEMDFKLYPLPISFAVHAGEGTIAISY; encoded by the coding sequence ATGAAGCGTGTTGCTTGGATTACTGATAGTACAACTGCGAGTTTTAAAACAGAAGGAGATAACTTTGTTATCCCAATTGAAGTTATTATTGATGGTGTGTCGTACAAAGATTGTGAAGAAGGTGTGCGTGAGCGCGTTTATAATGCTTTGAATGAAGGTAAAACTGTCACTACATCACAGCCTAACATAGGGGAAATGGTAGATTTATTTTCGAAATGCAAAGAAGAATATGAAGAGGGATTTGCAGTTGCTATTAGCGGAAAAGTAAGTGGAACCTATCAAAATATGAAGCTAGCTGCAGAAATGGCAGGTTTTCCATTAACGGTATTAGACAGTGAAACAACAAGTTATCCAATGGATGAACTAATTAGAAAAGCGAAATCGTTATACAATGATGGTATGACTTTACAAGATATACACAAAACATTAGTAGATGAAAAAAGAAGACCTTTCCACGTATTCCCGAAAAGTTTAAAAGGCCTTTATGCAAGTGGTCGTGTAAAGGGCATTCAATTTTTACTTGGAAGTTTATTAAGTGTTAACTTAATATTAGAAGTAAAAGGTGGAGAGCTTTTACTTGAAAAGAAAGTTCGTAAAATCCAAAAATGTCGAGAATATATTAAAAATGAACTTGAAAAAGAATTACCAAAAGTACTTCACATGTTCCATGCTAATGATAAAGATGGAGCTGAAGAATGGATTGCAGATATTAGACAAGCATTCCCTGAAATGGATTTCAAATTATATCCATTACCAATTTCATTTGCGGTTCATGCAGGTGAAGGTACAATAGCAATTAGTTATTAA
- a CDS encoding MFS transporter produces MGSLRLHIENKNRNQELRNICLYSIAKTVSLFGSSIYSFALGLYVLQITGSALNFAITLILGTIPMIVMNPFAGVIADKVDKKKLVVCMDVLSGCLLITVYILSNYYGLNLFIIYTTTFLMTVFTTCFGIGLEAVKPNMVTKERLMSINSISKIIDSISLILGPMLGGIVFAVFDMKTFIIINGISFILSAISILFINFKLCEQNINEECSIREINFIEDIKEGYSYLLERKSLKNTFSILISLNFFLGFAVTVPLPYIINTVLNLNSKQFGMIQGTFPIGMIVGAILVKKITDCYSYSYLLKKISFMLAIFMIVLGIPVLFKSIVVNNLVYVTTYCMIMFFLGFMIAQIDIPLMYFMQNEIPEEYRGRVLSIGLSLGKIMQPIALAISGLLLNFIPAYTLPIAGGIVFFTLNKILANKFNLEIHSKDYSV; encoded by the coding sequence ATGGGAAGTTTACGATTACATATAGAAAATAAAAATAGAAACCAAGAACTAAGAAATATTTGTTTATATTCAATTGCAAAAACAGTATCACTATTTGGTAGCTCTATTTATAGTTTCGCATTAGGATTGTATGTATTACAAATAACCGGATCTGCTTTAAATTTCGCGATTACGCTTATTTTAGGAACGATTCCAATGATTGTTATGAATCCATTTGCCGGTGTCATTGCTGATAAGGTTGATAAAAAGAAACTCGTCGTTTGCATGGATGTATTAAGCGGGTGCTTATTAATAACTGTTTATATATTAAGCAACTATTATGGATTAAACTTATTCATTATTTATACTACTACCTTTCTTATGACCGTATTTACAACGTGTTTTGGAATAGGATTAGAGGCCGTAAAACCGAATATGGTTACTAAAGAACGGTTAATGAGTATTAATTCTATAAGTAAAATTATCGATTCTATATCTTTAATTTTAGGGCCTATGTTAGGGGGCATTGTTTTTGCAGTCTTTGATATGAAAACTTTTATAATTATTAACGGTATTTCATTTATCCTTTCGGCTATATCCATATTGTTTATAAACTTTAAATTGTGCGAGCAAAACATAAATGAGGAATGTTCAATTAGAGAAATTAATTTTATTGAAGATATAAAGGAGGGATACTCTTACTTATTGGAGCGGAAAAGCTTAAAAAATACTTTTAGTATTTTAATTTCCCTTAATTTCTTTTTAGGCTTTGCTGTAACCGTTCCGTTGCCATACATTATTAACACAGTTCTCAATCTTAATTCTAAGCAATTTGGTATGATTCAAGGGACTTTTCCGATAGGTATGATAGTTGGTGCAATATTAGTGAAAAAGATAACTGATTGTTATTCTTATTCTTATCTATTGAAAAAAATAAGTTTTATGTTGGCAATTTTTATGATAGTTTTAGGGATACCTGTTTTATTTAAATCTATTGTAGTAAATAATTTGGTATATGTTACTACGTATTGCATGATTATGTTCTTTTTAGGATTTATGATAGCACAAATTGATATTCCTTTAATGTATTTCATGCAAAATGAGATTCCTGAAGAATATAGAGGAAGAGTTCTTAGTATTGGATTAAGCTTAGGTAAAATAATGCAACCAATAGCACTTGCAATATCAGGACTATTATTAAATTTCATTCCAGCCTACACGCTTCCCATTGCAGGGGGGATTGTATTTTTTACTTTGAATAAAATTTTAGCAAATAAGTTTAATTTAGAAATTCATTCAAAAGATTATAGTGTTTAA
- a CDS encoding glycerophosphodiester phosphodiesterase yields MKKIYLVTIICAFIIISIFVFQKINEHKYTKAMNQSNHIKNIAHRGASAFAPEHTIAAYRLGQQMNGDYIEIDLQMTKDGYLVAMHDETLNRTTNGTGLVKEHTLEEVKQLNAGSFFNEKYPNLAKKEFENAKVPTLTEIIETFGHNANYYIETKTPDEYPGMEEKLLEIINHYEIQDKVIIQSFSEESLQKIHSLNSNISLVQLLPYKKAVQLTKLEIEKYKMYCIGLGMNYKYIDSDYVKKIKKNGLEVHPFTVDNEKDMKKLLSWGVDGMFTNYPDRLHSILLDLKIHE; encoded by the coding sequence ATGAAAAAGATATATCTCGTTACAATAATTTGTGCCTTTATAATAATAAGTATCTTTGTTTTTCAGAAAATTAATGAACATAAGTATACTAAAGCTATGAATCAATCAAATCATATAAAAAATATCGCACATAGAGGTGCTTCTGCGTTCGCGCCTGAACATACAATAGCAGCATATCGATTAGGCCAACAAATGAATGGAGATTATATAGAAATTGATCTCCAAATGACAAAAGATGGATATTTAGTGGCTATGCATGACGAAACCTTAAACCGTACAACAAATGGTACAGGGCTAGTGAAAGAGCATACATTAGAAGAAGTAAAGCAACTAAATGCAGGTTCTTTTTTTAATGAAAAATATCCGAACTTAGCCAAGAAAGAATTTGAAAATGCAAAAGTCCCAACATTAACAGAAATTATTGAAACGTTTGGGCATAACGCGAACTATTATATCGAAACAAAAACACCTGATGAATATCCAGGAATGGAAGAAAAATTATTAGAAATTATTAATCACTACGAAATACAGGATAAAGTGATTATTCAATCATTTAGTGAAGAAAGTCTACAAAAGATTCATAGCTTAAATAGTAATATATCCTTAGTACAATTATTACCTTATAAAAAAGCAGTTCAATTAACAAAATTAGAGATAGAAAAGTATAAAATGTACTGCATAGGTCTTGGTATGAATTACAAATATATTGATTCAGATTATGTAAAGAAAATAAAGAAAAACGGATTAGAAGTTCATCCATTTACAGTAGATAATGAAAAAGATATGAAAAAGTTACTTTCATGGGGAGTCGATGGGATGTTTACTAATTATCCGGATCGTTTACATTCAATATTATTGGATTTGAAAATTCATGAATAA
- a CDS encoding SH3 domain-containing protein: protein MKYHNRNVSNLNKLADNTKAAAFKWYQYCIDNGIEVLIYETIRTVEQQREYVRKGASQTMRSYHLVGQALDFVPIQSNGTEDWNGYNKEPWASAIRYAKQIGFEWGGDWKGFVDSPHLQYNYKGYGTDTFGKGAQNVVTPPTSNDNVGVAYINGSNVNLRKGPGTGYGVIRQLGKGESYKVFGQTNSWLNLGGDQWVYNDPSYIRYTGGNVPATSQSSNDGVGVVTIIADVLRVRTGPGTNYGIVKNVYQGEKYQSFGYKDGWYNVGGNQWVSGEYVTFVK from the coding sequence TTGAAATACCACAATAGAAATGTAAGTAATCTGAATAAATTAGCGGATAATACGAAAGCTGCAGCTTTTAAGTGGTATCAGTACTGTATCGACAATGGAATTGAAGTATTAATTTATGAAACAATCCGTACAGTCGAGCAACAACGTGAATATGTTCGTAAAGGAGCATCACAAACGATGCGCTCATATCACTTAGTAGGACAGGCATTAGATTTTGTTCCAATTCAGTCGAATGGTACAGAAGATTGGAATGGCTATAATAAAGAACCGTGGGCTTCAGCAATTCGTTATGCTAAACAAATTGGTTTCGAATGGGGCGGTGACTGGAAAGGATTTGTGGATAGCCCGCATTTGCAATATAACTACAAAGGGTATGGAACGGATACTTTTGGAAAAGGTGCTCAAAACGTAGTGACTCCTCCCACGTCGAATGATAATGTAGGGGTTGCTTATATTAACGGTAGTAATGTAAATTTACGAAAAGGACCTGGTACTGGATATGGCGTTATTCGTCAATTAGGGAAAGGAGAGTCCTACAAAGTATTTGGACAAACAAATAGTTGGTTAAATCTAGGTGGCGATCAGTGGGTTTATAACGATCCATCATACATCCGTTATACGGGAGGAAATGTACCAGCAACTTCACAATCATCAAATGATGGTGTAGGTGTAGTTACTATAATCGCGGATGTATTGCGTGTTCGTACCGGCCCTGGAACAAATTACGGCATTGTGAAAAACGTGTATCAAGGTGAAAAATATCAATCGTTTGGATATAAAGATGGTTGGTATAATGTTGGTGGAAATCAATGGGTTTCTGGTGAATATGTTACGTTTGTAAAGTGA
- a CDS encoding GNAT family N-acetyltransferase, translated as MNYKQLLIDNFAFKTSYVAQFVPGMSIKETKDYIAVDCGLPADTFNIITLLNNNLTEGVEKLYKEVEYYNQKKFPMSVWLWDEEQERDIKSELNKIGLKEAEQNIAMVADLKTISPTINMPVSFTIQQASSPGLIKKFGETLANLFGTSEEAIHVQAFYNQISNLDLWNSENMKLFLGFYEGEIVTVGSLICSKDSIGIYDIATKEEMRGRGFGSTMFNFLLQEAQKFKNTYCVLQASTDGINIYKKSGFQAIGKMTVLENRHVIE; from the coding sequence ATGAATTATAAACAATTACTAATAGATAACTTTGCATTTAAAACTTCATATGTTGCGCAATTTGTGCCCGGAATGAGTATAAAAGAAACGAAAGATTATATTGCTGTTGATTGCGGATTACCTGCCGATACATTCAATATCATCACTCTACTGAACAATAATTTAACGGAAGGGGTCGAGAAATTATATAAGGAGGTAGAATACTATAATCAAAAGAAATTTCCAATGAGTGTTTGGTTATGGGATGAGGAGCAAGAGCGGGATATAAAAAGCGAGTTAAATAAAATCGGTTTAAAAGAAGCGGAGCAAAATATTGCGATGGTAGCAGACTTAAAAACAATTTCTCCAACAATAAACATGCCAGTAAGTTTTACAATTCAACAAGCATCTTCACCTGGACTAATAAAAAAATTTGGAGAAACGTTAGCTAATCTATTCGGCACATCGGAAGAAGCTATACATGTACAAGCATTCTATAATCAAATTTCTAATCTTGATTTATGGAACAGTGAGAATATGAAACTATTTTTAGGATTTTATGAAGGTGAAATCGTAACTGTTGGTTCATTGATATGTTCAAAAGATAGTATTGGTATTTATGACATCGCAACGAAAGAAGAAATGAGAGGACGAGGATTCGGATCTACTATGTTCAATTTCCTTCTGCAAGAAGCACAAAAATTTAAAAATACGTATTGTGTATTACAAGCTTCAACCGATGGAATCAATATTTATAAAAAATCGGGATTTCAAGCTATCGGCAAAATGACTGTATTGGAAAATCGACATGTAATTGAGTAA
- a CDS encoding PLP-dependent aminotransferase family protein translates to MTTDKKVPKYQQIIDYMKEKIENGEWPIGSKIPSQRQLAKLFHVNRSTVITALDELIADGLIQGQIGAGTIVTNNTWSLLATNPPPDWSEYVKAGIHKPSKLMVREINEAEANKTLIHLSKGELAPHLFPLETMQSIIKNVSEELDYFGYEEQKGIYPLREAISKYVRSFGIHASPDSILIVSGALQALQLISIGLLHRKSTVLLEQPSYLYSLHIFQSANINLSGISMDHHGILPNDLLKRIKYSQKNNILYSIPCFQNPTGILMSKERRKEILKICEKEQLPIIEDDIYRELWLDESPPAPLKSMDKHGHVLYIGSLSKTLSPGLRIGWIIGPEPVIDRLSDIKMQTDYGSSSLSQRVAAEWINEGFYEEHVANVRMHLKERRQIMIRALNKYCADIASWDIPSGGFFIWLKVIHNIPMKKLFSEALSKGILLNPGRIYEEESDQYIRLSYGYATPEQMTNGIRLLSELIRKLTA, encoded by the coding sequence ATGACGACCGATAAAAAAGTGCCCAAATATCAGCAGATAATAGACTATATGAAAGAAAAAATTGAAAACGGAGAATGGCCAATTGGAAGTAAAATCCCTAGTCAGCGGCAGTTAGCAAAATTATTTCATGTAAATCGAAGTACTGTAATTACTGCGCTAGATGAACTTATAGCAGATGGTTTAATTCAAGGACAAATCGGAGCAGGAACAATTGTAACAAATAATACATGGTCATTATTAGCAACTAATCCTCCGCCCGATTGGAGTGAATATGTAAAAGCCGGTATTCATAAACCAAGTAAGTTAATGGTGCGAGAAATAAATGAAGCAGAAGCAAATAAAACGCTTATCCATCTTAGTAAAGGTGAACTTGCACCTCATCTTTTCCCGCTCGAAACTATGCAATCTATAATAAAAAACGTCAGTGAGGAATTAGATTATTTCGGATACGAAGAACAAAAAGGTATTTATCCGTTACGTGAAGCAATAAGCAAATATGTAAGATCATTTGGAATACATGCATCACCGGATTCTATATTAATAGTCTCTGGTGCACTCCAAGCATTACAATTAATATCGATTGGTCTTTTACATAGAAAATCAACTGTTTTACTTGAACAACCTTCTTACTTATATTCACTTCATATTTTTCAATCAGCAAATATAAATTTATCCGGTATATCAATGGATCATCACGGTATTTTACCTAACGACTTATTAAAACGAATTAAATATAGTCAAAAGAATAATATTTTATATTCAATTCCTTGTTTTCAAAATCCAACGGGGATATTGATGTCCAAAGAGCGAAGAAAAGAAATATTAAAAATATGTGAAAAAGAGCAATTGCCTATCATCGAGGATGATATATACCGAGAGTTATGGCTTGATGAATCACCTCCAGCTCCTTTAAAGTCGATGGATAAACATGGACATGTATTATATATTGGTAGTCTCTCTAAAACACTTAGCCCAGGACTGAGAATTGGATGGATAATCGGACCAGAACCTGTTATTGATAGATTGTCAGATATAAAAATGCAAACAGACTATGGATCCAGCTCTTTATCTCAAAGAGTAGCTGCTGAATGGATAAATGAAGGTTTTTATGAAGAACATGTAGCAAATGTAAGAATGCACCTGAAAGAACGAAGACAAATAATGATACGAGCTTTAAATAAATATTGTGCAGATATTGCATCATGGGATATTCCTAGTGGTGGATTTTTTATATGGCTAAAGGTTATACATAACATTCCGATGAAAAAACTATTTTCAGAGGCACTATCAAAAGGAATTCTTTTAAATCCGGGACGTATTTATGAAGAAGAATCAGATCAGTACATTCGTTTATCATATGGATATGCTACTCCAGAACAAATGACTAACGGAATTAGATTGCTCAGTGAATTAATTCGGAAGTTAACGGCATAA